GGGTGGTCGCTGGGGGACATAACCAATGTGGGCGCGCATTTCACGCAGCGGACGATCGAAGACTTCGATGTCACCCCCCGAAGGGGCGATCACGCCCGCCAGCAGCTGGACAAGACTGCTTTTTCCGGCTCCATTCGGTCCCAGGATGCCCAGGAATTCCCCGCTTTTGACTGTAAGATCAATTGCCTGAAGAACAGCGGCTCGTCCCGCGTGCGCAAATCCAAGATTCCGGGTGCGGATGGCCGGCGTGTCGGCACTCATGGGATTTCGGGTGCCGTTTGCAAGGCGCGGACGAGCGTGCGGATGCTGCCGAAATAATCCGCCGCCAGCGGGTCGGCGATGATCACCGGGATGCTCAGTTCGCGCGCGACTTGGCGTGCAAGCCGATCACCGTGACCCGGCTGCAGGAACAATGCGCGGGCCCCGCGCTGGCGAGCCAGATCCATCACGCGTTGCAGCTGGGCCGCGCTGGGTTCACGACCGCCCACCTCGATCGGGATCTGGCGCAGACCGTAGCGGTCCGCAAGGTAGCCCCATCCAGGATGAAAGACCAGCAGGACGCCGCCGCGCAGGGGCGCGAGCACCGGGGCGATTTCGGCGTCGAGCGCGCGCAAGTCCTGGCTTACACGCTCACTACGCTCCCGGTAGTGCGCTGTCCCGTCCGGGTCAAGCGTGATCAAACGATCCTCGATGGCAGCGATCAGCTGCAGCGCGCGGACCGGGTCAGTCCAGACATGCGGGTCGGGTGAACCGCCGTGGCGATGGTTGGTCGTCAGAGAATCATCCGTCATGCGAGTGCCGCCGATCTGGCGCAGGTCGAGGATGTCCAGTTTCGGATTGATCGCCCTGAGGCGGGGTACCCAGCTGGTTTCGAATGGCAGTCCCGCGAGAACATAGAGTTGTGCATCAGCCAGCGCCGCGATCCGGCGTGCCGAGGGCTCGAATGCGTGCGGATCTCCGCCGCCATGCAGGACAAGCGTCTCGACACGCTCGCCGCCGACGCCTGAGACCAGCGTCTGGAGCGCCGGCACACCGACCGCCACCCGTAACGGGGCGCCGGCGGCGGGCGTGACGAAAAGGGCCAGCAACAGGATCACCAAACGCACGAGACGCCGGAGGCGCGTGCGCATCGAGGGGAAGAGCGCATTCATGGGCGTAATGGTATAACGTTTCAATCATGCCGGGGGTCAGGGGGTCAGACTGGGGAAATGCGGTGGATCACACGATGGCGTCAACGGCTGGATCGAGCCGTGCAGCGCGGACTGGAGGCGCTGATCGGGATTTACCAGCTGGCGATATCCCCATGGTTGGCGCCGCGCTGCCGTTACACGCCCACGTGCTCCACCTATGCGCGTGAGGCGCTTCGGTGTCATGGTCCGTGGCGGGGGGGCGTCTATGCGGTTCGGCGGCTGATGCGGTGCCACCCTTGGGGCGGGTTTGGGTATGATCCCGTGCCGCCTGCGAGAGACTGCGGAGGCGAGCCCAAAAACCGCTCGCATGATCCATAAGTGACGATTTGGTCGGGGTGACAGGATTCGAACCTACGACCTCTGCTTCCCGAAAGCAGCGCTCTACCAAGCTGAGCTACACCCCGATGGTGCTGGATATGCGGTTAGCAATCGCGCTGGACCGCGAAACGTGCCAGGGCGGAAAGTGATTCCCGATAGGGCGTCGGGTCTAGTTCCGACAGGGCATCAATGGCCTGTTCGCTCTCGTGCGCCGCAAGGCGCGCAGTGTAGTCGATGGCGGCGGTTGATTCAATTGCTTTGAGGATCGCGGGCAACTGTTCCAGGCTGCCCTTGCGAATTGCTTCGCGGATGCAGTCTGCCGCTTCGGTGGGAGAGTGTCGGATAGCATGGATCAAGGGCAATGTGGCTTTGCCATCGGCCAGGTCGTCGCCGAGGTTTTTCCCGATGACATCCACCGAGCCGGTGAAGTCGAGGGCATCATCGATCAGTTGAAACGCGTTGCCAAGATGAATGCCGTAGCGTGCCAGTGCCCGTTCGCGGGATTTGGATGCCCCGGAGATCATGGCGCCGACCTGGGCGCTGGCCTCGAACAGGCGGGCCGTCTTGTTGCGAATGACATCGAAATACTGTTGCTCGGTCAGCTCCGGGTTGTGGCGGTTGGCCAATTGAGCAACTTCGCCTTCAGCGATGTCGTTGGCTGCCGTGGCCAGGATTTCGACGATGTCCAGTCGCCCACATTCCACGATCATCTGCGTCGCGCGCGAATACATGAAGTCGCCGACCAGCACACTTGCCTCGTTGCCCCAGACCTGATTGGCAGTCGCGCGGCCGCGGCGCAGCCCCGAGCTGTCGACGACATCATCATGCAGGAGGGTCGCGGTATGCACCGCTTCGACCGCGGCAGCCAGGCGCAGATGTTGATCGCCCGTGTAGCCGCAGGCCCGCGCCGAGAACAGCAGCACCGCCGGCCGCAGGCGCTTGCCGCCGCTGCCGACAATGTAGTGGTTGATTTCGCCAACCAATGGCACGACGGAATTCATGGCGCGCTTGAGGACGGCATCCATGAGCTGCATGTCTGCCTGGATGGGCGCTAGGACTTCCGTGATCTCGGGATTGTGCATCGAAGGCGTTCCGTTTGCCGTGCTGAGTTCGATTCGCGCGCCGATCTGGGCACGGTGGGTTTAGGTAGGTTGGATGGCTGAATCATTGAATGGGAGGCCATGCCGCGAAGCAGGCGTCACGCGTCGAGGTGATGCCCGGTTTGACCTGTTCTGAGGGTAGCGGTAGAATGCCCGTCCTTTGTGACCCAAGCCGTCAAGGCCCTTGTGGAGACAGTGAGTAATGTACGCGGTGATCCATACCGGAGGCAAGCAATATCGGGTTCAGCAAGGCGAGGTGCTGCGCGTGGAGAAACTCCCGGCAGAAGCAGGTAGCCAAGTCGAATTCGACCGGGTTTTGCTGATTGGCGAAGGGGACAACCTGGCTGTTGGTCGGCCGTTTGTCGAAGGCGGCAAAGTGACCGCCACGGTGCGGAATCACGGCAAGGGTGACAAGGTCGAGATCGTCAAGTTCCGCCGTCGCAAGCACTACATGCGGCGCAAGGGACATCGCCAGTCCTTCACCGAGCTGGAAATTACCGGGATCCAGGGCGGCTGATTCCGCCAGAAGATCGCGATCCCAAGTCGAAGCGAGCAGGTAACTACCCATGGCACATAAGAAAGCAGGCGGCAGCACCCGGAACGGCCGTGACTCTCATTCCAAGCGTCTTGGTGTGAAGCACTTCGGTGGCGAGCGGGTGACGGCGGGTCATATTTTGGTTCGGCAGCGCGGTACGCGGTTTCATGCCGGTGTGAACGTGGGCTGTGGGAAAGACCACACCTTGTTCGCCAAGGCGGACGGCCGCGTGGT
The genomic region above belongs to Candidatus Macondimonas diazotrophica and contains:
- a CDS encoding metal ABC transporter solute-binding protein, Zn/Mn family; the protein is MNALFPSMRTRLRRLVRLVILLLALFVTPAAGAPLRVAVGVPALQTLVSGVGGERVETLVLHGGGDPHAFEPSARRIAALADAQLYVLAGLPFETSWVPRLRAINPKLDILDLRQIGGTRMTDDSLTTNHRHGGSPDPHVWTDPVRALQLIAAIEDRLITLDPDGTAHYRERSERVSQDLRALDAEIAPVLAPLRGGVLLVFHPGWGYLADRYGLRQIPIEVGGREPSAAQLQRVMDLARQRGARALFLQPGHGDRLARQVARELSIPVIIADPLAADYFGSIRTLVRALQTAPEIP
- the yidD gene encoding membrane protein insertion efficiency factor YidD; its protein translation is MRWITRWRQRLDRAVQRGLEALIGIYQLAISPWLAPRCRYTPTCSTYAREALRCHGPWRGGVYAVRRLMRCHPWGGFGYDPVPPARDCGGEPKNRSHDP
- a CDS encoding polyprenyl synthetase family protein; translation: MHNPEITEVLAPIQADMQLMDAVLKRAMNSVVPLVGEINHYIVGSGGKRLRPAVLLFSARACGYTGDQHLRLAAAVEAVHTATLLHDDVVDSSGLRRGRATANQVWGNEASVLVGDFMYSRATQMIVECGRLDIVEILATAANDIAEGEVAQLANRHNPELTEQQYFDVIRNKTARLFEASAQVGAMISGASKSRERALARYGIHLGNAFQLIDDALDFTGSVDVIGKNLGDDLADGKATLPLIHAIRHSPTEAADCIREAIRKGSLEQLPAILKAIESTAAIDYTARLAAHESEQAIDALSELDPTPYRESLSALARFAVQRDC
- the rplU gene encoding 50S ribosomal protein L21, encoding MYAVIHTGGKQYRVQQGEVLRVEKLPAEAGSQVEFDRVLLIGEGDNLAVGRPFVEGGKVTATVRNHGKGDKVEIVKFRRRKHYMRRKGHRQSFTELEITGIQGG
- the rpmA gene encoding 50S ribosomal protein L27 gives rise to the protein MAHKKAGGSTRNGRDSHSKRLGVKHFGGERVTAGHILVRQRGTRFHAGVNVGCGKDHTLFAKADGRVVFQVKGPNNRKFVSILAD